From Quercus lobata isolate SW786 chromosome 11, ValleyOak3.0 Primary Assembly, whole genome shotgun sequence:
GTTTGAATCCTGATGTTTAGCACATCTAGAACATTCAGATTTTATGCATGTTgcaaagaaattatatatagtttcgttaaaccaacccaaaaaatattaaaattctcTCAATGTatatcttctctttttcttaaaatttttacaaacctATACccatttcaccaaaaaaataaaataaaattgcaaaccTATAAGCAGCAGGTTGACGAAttgaaattgtttaaaatttgtagatgtctaacattattttttgaaattatattcATCATTTGTGTCATGCTATATAACATTAATTTGTTCCATATGATGTTGATGTTGTGAAAACTAGTttgagcttctttttttttttttcaagtgaacTTCAAGGAGAGAATCACACACTCTCAATAAGGCAccttcacaaatataagtgaCCACAAAAGTAGTATTGGGCCAAATTTAagcaaaaatgagaaaatgattACAACTTTTTGTCACCCATTTTTTCACTTCTCCTTGCCATACAAAAGGATCTGCCATCAAAGTTATAAATTGTTGTTCTAACTTATTTTGTCATATTGTCTTGGTTGAAGTGTTCTTTTAAGTCAAAAATATTAGCCATACCCAAGCATATCAATAGGCTTTGCACAATTCATAAATACAATGGTTCCGTTTTGAGTAAAACACCTTGAAATCCAAATTAAATTCCAGTATTATGCATTTGGCATTCCTCTATTAAATCTTTATGGTTAAACTTAGTAAATTTCACACCAAAAGAAAAGTTCTTTGTAACTTTGGACATCTTGTTCTGAAAACCAATGAAGTTATCTCCACAAAACATATATATGCAGTTAACTTTTTGTATATTAATTTCAGAAACCACTTGAAAGAAAAAGCTAAAGGAGATGGTAGTGATTtcatcacaagttttggacaatcACAGTTTgtgtaatattatatattatcttcttttttgtaataatttatagTGCATACATTATGTTCAATTgttcataccaaaaaaaaaaaaaaaagggtaatgcAAAGTAGACATAGAGTAACTCAATCCTATGTTGTAATGGAATATTTGTACACTTGCTACAAATAGTTTGGGGTTTCAACGACCGTCAATTTTAGAAAGTGATATTTCATTTATTGAATTAGATGTTGCACTCGTTGATCTGTTTGTACTATTGTAAGTACCCATCAAAATAAATGCAGGTCGTTTTGGAGAAGGAAGATGAGTGTCATTACCCAACATGAAAACAACAGTTGACATGGTTGGCCGGTCTGTTGCATGTTCTTGCACGCACAAAAGTCCAATTTGAATGCATCTTGAAACTTCATTAGCAGGGTATGCCTCATCTAGTAATGGGTCAACTATTTTCATGGAATTGTCTTCTCTCCATAGGTCCCAAACCTGAGACAAGATATTGATCATATTAGACTCAACAATATAGGCTTAATTTTGTAGTCATTGTTTGCACATGTACTTACATGTCCAATCAAATTTGAGGAAGGACCATCATGATGGTAAGTACTATTCTTTTTACCAGTAACAATCTCTAGCAGCAATACCCCAAAGCTATATACATCAGACTTTATTGAAAATAGTCCTTGCATTGCATACTCAGGTGACATATAACCACTGTCATAGCACAATAAAAAGGAAGATATTGAACCTCAATATAAAATGATCGAAGATAGCCCTTTGGGCGCTAACATACATGTAAAATTTGAAGTAACACAATATGAAAACGAATTATAGAGATAtccttaatatattttttttcttacaaaggCTTGTAGTTTGGACTCTCCTTAGATGTAAAAATGGTAGTCAAGTAATCGGTTAAAAAAGTATATCTTTGTTTTCTAGCATACTTACAATGTTCCAACGATGCAATTTGTATTAGCTTCAATTTGATCCCCTCCAACAATTCTAGCCAtaccaaaatctgaaatttttggattCAATGCATTGTTAAGTAGAACATTGCTGGCCTTTAAATCTCTATGGATAATTCttaatcttgaatcttgatgaAGGTATAAGATCCCTCGAGCAATTCCACAAATAATCTCAAATCGCTTTCCCCAATCTAAACATGTCCTTTTTGTTtcatctaaatgaagaagtgaGAACTTGGATTAGATTGCATTGCATTCGTGCTTTTTTACTTAGGTATAAAATCTTGCTACTTGGAACTGATATGTTTGTAATGGGAGGATCGTTTTCCAGTGATGATGAATGAGGTTAATATGAAAAAGAAGACATACCAAAAATGAAAGAGTCCAAACTTTTATTTGGCAAGTACTCATAAATCAACATCTTCTCTTCTTTGTGAATGCAACAACCTAAAATTCTCACAAGGTTTCTATGTTGGAGTTTAGCAATTAGTGCAACTTCTGTTTTGAATTGTACTATTCCTTGTCCAGAGCATTTTGATAGTCTTTTTACTGCTATTTCCATTCCATTTTGTAGCAAACCCTGCAATTAAAGTCCAAATATCATTGTCATAGTGCACAATTGTTGAAAGAAACTCAACTTGGTGAATTATTTGGGGAAGCCCAATTGCACACCACAAATTCATACTTAATGAGTACCCGTAAACATTCATGATGGAATTTATGATGCATAAACACACTTGAAATGAGACTACCTTATAAACTGGGCCAAAACCACCTTGGCCAAGCTTGTTAGCAATAGAGAAGTTATCGGTAGCTGCAATAATGGTTCTTAGATcaaataatggaaaatttgaatttcttctAGTTCCATCAAGGTCCCTTCTACTCGGAGAGTCCTCGAAGTATGTTAAAGTGGACTCAGCACTATCTAATTTTGTGCTATGCCTCATCCCTGTCATAAAACAAGTAATTAATAATGCTAGCAATCA
This genomic window contains:
- the LOC115967484 gene encoding G-type lectin S-receptor-like serine/threonine-protein kinase RKS1 codes for the protein MREKQGVSICNNGEGFVKLTNMKVPDTSIAHADMSLSMKECEQKCLRNCSCMAYASANESEGGIGCLTWQGDLVDARTYPEAGQDLYIRVDPVVLAQYAKKNGLTQKKRMLTILGVSIAVMFLLIVSVVYCFVMKKKKGMRHSTKLDSAESTLTYFEDSPSRRDLDGTRRNSNFPLFDLRTIIAATDNFSIANKLGQGGFGPVYKGLLQNGMEIAVKRLSKCSGQGIVQFKTEVALIAKLQHRNLVRILGCCIHKEEKMLIYEYLPNKSLDSFIFDETKRTCLDWGKRFEIICGIARGILYLHQDSRLRIIHRDLKASNVLLNNALNPKISDFGMARIVGGDQIEANTNCIVGTFGYMSPEYAMQGLFSIKSDVYSFGVLLLEIVTGKKNSTYHHDGPSSNLIGHVWDLWREDNSMKIVDPLLDEAYPANEVSRCIQIGLLCVQEHATDRPTMSTVVFMLGNDTHLPSPKRPAFILMGTYNSTNRSTSATSNSINEISLSKIDGR